ACTCCGATGCGGGTGCTCGTGGACGATGCCCTGCGACTGGGGGGCGACCTGGTCGCTAGGCAGCCCCGGCTCGGGCCTGTGTTCGACATCGTGGTCATCGCGCCGATCTGCCGCCTCCTCTTGGCGCTCTACCAGGGACGGGCGGCCTTCGCCCGGCACGTGGGCAGCAGCCCGCTGGCCTGGGAGGCGCAGGAGGGCGCGGCGAACCGGGACTCGGCGCCCACTGCAGGAGAGCAGAAATGGAGACCTCGGACCGTTGGGCCACAGTTCGGCACCTGAGCGGCTACTTCGCCAGCAGCGGGTGCACGGCCCGGGACCACGGGGTGAAGCGGAGAACGGGGCTCTGCCCGGAGCACGCACCTGTCGCTACGGTAGCGGTCCGTGGCGTGCTGACTACGAGCACCGGGGGGAACGGTGACCGACAGCATCACGTTCGGCAGGTTCATCTCGCTGCGCCGCACGGAGAAGGGCTGGACGCAGCTGCGGCTGGCGACCGAGCTCAACCGCAGCGAGGCGTGGATGTCGCAGGTCGAGCGGGACCTCCAGCAAGTCCAGGACGTGCCGCTGCTGCGACTGCTGGCCGACGCCCTGGACGTCGGGGTCGACACGCTGATGACCCTGCCGCAGCCCGCCGCGAAGAAGGCGAACAGATCACCGCGACGGCGCGTCAGCTCGGCTACGCTGACGACGACTTCCGGTGCCGAGGAGGACGATGTGCGACGCCGCCCGTTCCTGACCCTGGCGGCTGCCGCCCTCTTCGCTCCGGTGGCCGGACAGCAGGCTGCGCAGGCCGAGCCGGCGCCGCCGCTCTCCGGCCTGGAAGACCTGCTCCTCTACGGGGCAGGACGGATCCCCGCTCCCCGGCGGGAGCCGACTCGGGCGTCCGTCGCCGAGTCCGTCGTGGTCTCCCGTCGGGAGTTCAAGGCGGCCAAGTACGACGTCCTCGCCCAGGCGCTGCCCGGCCGGATCGCTGCGGCCGATGTCGTCGGCACCGCGGAGGAGCGCGCCCGCACCGTCGCCCAGCTCTACAACATCGCGGTGCGCCTGTGCATCAAGATCGGCGACAACAACCTCGTGGCCGTCACCGCCGACCGCGCACTGACCGCCGCCCGCCTGGGTGGCGACCCGCTGATCACGGCCGAGGCGCAGCGCATGGTGTCCAGCGCCTGGCGCCGCCAGGGCAGCCTGGCCAGGGCAACGGACATCGTCGTCGTCGCGGCCGACGACCTGCTCGCCGACACCTCTGTCCCCGAAGCGTCCCGCCTGGCCACGCGCGGAGACCTCTACGCCACCGCCGCCTACACCGCGGCGAAGGCGGGCGACAGGGCGTACGCCCACTCCCTCATCACGGAGGCCGCTGACAGTGCTGCCGCTGCGGGCCGGTCCTCCGGCCTGGTGGACGGCATCCAGGGCGTCGGCCTTCACGAGGTCAGTGTGCACTTCGAGCTCGGGGATGCCGGCCGGGCGATCGAGACGGCCCGCACGATCGACCCGGCCGCGCTGCCGACCGCCGAGCGGCAGGCCAGATTCTTCACCGACGTGGCCCGTGCCTTCGACCAGTGGGGCAAGCCGGAGCAGTGCTACCGCGCCCTGCTGGCTGCCGAGGAAGCGGCCCCGCAAGAGCTGCGCAGGGGCGCGGTTCGTGACCTCGCAGCCGGCCTGCTGCGGCACGACCGGCGGCTGCCGGGTGTGCGCGACTTCGCCGCCCGCGCGGGCGTACAGATCGTTTAACCCGTAGTGGGACTACGGGCCGTAGTCCCACTACGGGCTACGGCACCGGTCCGGCAGTTCACTGAGGGGGCCCGTCTCCGGCCGGCGTCAGCCTGACCGGGGCCGGCTACCGAAGCCGTACCGCGTGGCTTCACCGCGCGGCCGTCATCACCTACGCCCCCATGCTGCTCCGACACGGTCTCCCTCTCTCCACCTGCCCGGCTGACGCCGTTCCCCGACCTGCCCGGTCCCGGAGAGGCGATCGCCGTGCGCCCCCGGGACGGCGTGGAAGTCCCGGCCCGTCCCATCTCCCCGTCTCGCGCTTCTCCTTCCGGAGCCGCACCAAGAAGTGGAGCTCAGTGTGATCGCACCCGTCGTCTTCCCCTCGTTCCAGCACGCCTACGTCGCCGTCCTGCGGTACGTCACCGAGACCTACGAGTTCGTCAACTCGGCTCGGGGTAACGACAGCCAGGAGATCATCGGTGCGAGCTTCCGGCTCGCCGATCCCCGCCAGCGGGCCCTGTACCTGACGAGCCGACCGGTCAACCCGGTGTACCACTACGCGGAAGCGCTCTGGTACCTGGGCGGCATGCGGAACCTCGACCTGATCGGGCACTACGCGAACCGCCGCCGGGCCGACTCGCGCGACGGCGTCACCATCGAAGGTTCGTCCTACGGGGCCAGGATCTTCGCTCCCCGTCCAGACGGCGCGCCTTCCGCCTTCGACCAGGCGCTGGAATTGCTGCGGGCCGAGAAGGACAGCAAGCGCGCGTACATGCCGATCTTCGAGGCCCGCGACCTGGACGAGATCGGCCACCCCGACCTGCCCTGCCTGGTCGGCCTCCACCTGCTGGCCCGTGAGGGCTACCTGCACATGGTCACCTACATGCGCGCCAACGACGCCAATCGCGGCATGGTCTGCGACGTCTACTCCTTCACCCTGATCCAGGAGTTCGCCGCCGCGCTCCTCGGACTGCGCCTGGGCTCCTACACCCACCACGTGGGCTCGATGCACGTCGGGCTCCGGGACCTGGAGCGCGCGGGCAGGGTGCTGGACGAGACGGCGGCGAGCTACGCCACGGTGCCCTGCTTCGCGCCGCCGGTGATGCCCGCCGACTCCACGTGGAAGCACATCCGGACCGTCCTGGAGCACGAGGAGCTGCTGCGCGCCAACCGGGTCCAGTACACCCCCAGGGACGTCGCCGGACTGGACCTGCCGCGGTACTGGCAGCGCGTCCTGCTGCTCTTCGAGGCGCACCGGCAGGTGGTCAACTGCCCGGAAGTCCCGGTCGACCAGCGCGTGCTCGACGCGCTGGAGCCAGGCGCGCGCTGGCAGTTCGAGCGCCGCTGGCCGGCCCGCGTCGCAGCCGGGGAGAACACGTGATCCCGCAGCCCGATCAGCACAACCCGCTGCGGGGGGTGGACTGGGCCCGCTGGAGCGTGGTGCTGCTCAAGCCGGACTGCGTGCGCCGGGGCGTGAGTGACCAGGTGCTGGCCCGGCTGGAGCCCGCCGCGACGATCGTCCACCGGCAGCAGGTCCTCGTGGAGGACTGGCAGATCTTCGTCCACTACTGGGACCTGCTGGTCACGCGGGACCGCTTCGAGGTCGACGTTCCCGGCTGCCTGCGCACCACCTACGTGCGACAGCCGGTGGAAGTGGCGCTCGCCTACGGCGAACCCGGCACCCCCGAGCGGCTGCGCAGCCTGCTCGGGCACTTCGACCCCCACCAGGCCGAGCCGGGCACCATCCGCGCCGACCTGGGCACCGACAGCCTCACGGCCGCCCGGGCGCAGCGCCGCCTCGTGGAGAACCTGATCCACACCTCCGACGACCGGCGCGCCGCGCGCCGGGACTTCGGGACGTGGTTCGGCGCCGGCCACCACCAGTTCTTGGAGATCAAGGAGGATCACCGATGACGACCGCCGCCAGGAGGGCCCGGCGCCCGCTGCCCCTGCTGAACGTCGAGCAGATCGCTTCGCTCAAGCCGGAGCTCGCCGAGGTCATCGAGTACCGCAAGAGCGGATTGTCGCTCAACCACATCGTGGGCTGCCCGCTGGACTGCGGGTACTGCGTGCGTCACCTGTTCGACAACTTCGAGCTCAAGACCCCTCGGCGGCTGATGAGCGACGAGGCCGCGGTGGAGTTGCTGACCGGGCACCGGTACTTCCGGCCCCACCGCACGCCGATCCAGATCTTCAACCGGGCGACAGACCCCATGCTCCCGGTCGTCAAGCCGCACACGTTCCGGACGCTGCGGCTGCTGGACGAGCAGGGCCTGACCAACCACGTTCTGATCATCACCAGGTGGCGCGTCGACCCCGAGGACTGCGAGGTCCTGAACGGATTCGAGAACATCCGGCTGACGGTGCTGGTCACGCACTCCGGTATCGACCACCCGGGCATCGAACCGGTGGACTCGGCCATCGCCGCCGCCAGCCTCCAGACGCTCCACCAGCACGCCGAGCGCTACCGCACGGTGCTGTACTGGCGGCCGATCGTGCCGGGTCTCAACGACTCCGACGAGCACATCCAGCGGGCCTTGGAGCTGTCGAGGCACGCCGACGCGACGGTGTTCACCGGGCTGTTCTTCCGCAAGGAGATCGCCGCGTACTACGCGGACCACGGCCTGCCGATGCCGTACGAGGACGTCGCCCGCCGCAAGATCATGCCGGAGGAGTCCGAGCAGCGCATCCTCGACGCCTTCCGCCGGCCCGACGACGGGGCCGAGCCGTACGGGCCGCTGTTCCGGAAGACCAGCTGCGGCGTCGCGTACGCCCACAAGGTGGCCGACTACAACGGGCACTACGGCATCCGGGAGTTGTGCGACATCTGCCCGGCGGCGCAGCTGGGCCTGTGCCGCGATGCCTGGAAGGCCCCCAGTCTGGAAGAGGCCACCGCGGCCGCCCGTGCTCTCGGGGCGACCGGCGACGTTGAGATCACCGAACGCGCCATCATCGTCGAGGGCTTGAACGAGCCGCCGCGCTACTACCTCCAGCACGGCTTCGGCTACCAGGTCCACGACCGTGACAAGCCGCACCGCTACCGCCGCCACGGCCGGGCCGAA
The Streptomyces sp. 1331.2 genome window above contains:
- a CDS encoding helix-turn-helix domain-containing protein; the protein is MTDSITFGRFISLRRTEKGWTQLRLATELNRSEAWMSQVERDLQQVQDVPLLRLLADALDVGVDTLMTLPQPAAKKANRSPRRRVSSATLTTTSGAEEDDVRRRPFLTLAAAALFAPVAGQQAAQAEPAPPLSGLEDLLLYGAGRIPAPRREPTRASVAESVVVSRREFKAAKYDVLAQALPGRIAAADVVGTAEERARTVAQLYNIAVRLCIKIGDNNLVAVTADRALTAARLGGDPLITAEAQRMVSSAWRRQGSLARATDIVVVAADDLLADTSVPEASRLATRGDLYATAAYTAAKAGDRAYAHSLITEAADSAAAAGRSSGLVDGIQGVGLHEVSVHFELGDAGRAIETARTIDPAALPTAERQARFFTDVARAFDQWGKPEQCYRALLAAEEAAPQELRRGAVRDLAAGLLRHDRRLPGVRDFAARAGVQIV
- a CDS encoding thymidylate synthase, with the translated sequence MIAPVVFPSFQHAYVAVLRYVTETYEFVNSARGNDSQEIIGASFRLADPRQRALYLTSRPVNPVYHYAEALWYLGGMRNLDLIGHYANRRRADSRDGVTIEGSSYGARIFAPRPDGAPSAFDQALELLRAEKDSKRAYMPIFEARDLDEIGHPDLPCLVGLHLLAREGYLHMVTYMRANDANRGMVCDVYSFTLIQEFAAALLGLRLGSYTHHVGSMHVGLRDLERAGRVLDETAASYATVPCFAPPVMPADSTWKHIRTVLEHEELLRANRVQYTPRDVAGLDLPRYWQRVLLLFEAHRQVVNCPEVPVDQRVLDALEPGARWQFERRWPARVAAGENT
- a CDS encoding nucleoside-diphosphate kinase, whose amino-acid sequence is MIPQPDQHNPLRGVDWARWSVVLLKPDCVRRGVSDQVLARLEPAATIVHRQQVLVEDWQIFVHYWDLLVTRDRFEVDVPGCLRTTYVRQPVEVALAYGEPGTPERLRSLLGHFDPHQAEPGTIRADLGTDSLTAARAQRRLVENLIHTSDDRRAARRDFGTWFGAGHHQFLEIKEDHR
- a CDS encoding radical SAM protein, coding for MTTAARRARRPLPLLNVEQIASLKPELAEVIEYRKSGLSLNHIVGCPLDCGYCVRHLFDNFELKTPRRLMSDEAAVELLTGHRYFRPHRTPIQIFNRATDPMLPVVKPHTFRTLRLLDEQGLTNHVLIITRWRVDPEDCEVLNGFENIRLTVLVTHSGIDHPGIEPVDSAIAAASLQTLHQHAERYRTVLYWRPIVPGLNDSDEHIQRALELSRHADATVFTGLFFRKEIAAYYADHGLPMPYEDVARRKIMPEESEQRILDAFRRPDDGAEPYGPLFRKTSCGVAYAHKVADYNGHYGIRELCDICPAAQLGLCRDAWKAPSLEEATAAARALGATGDVEITERAIIVEGLNEPPRYYLQHGFGYQVHDRDKPHRYRRHGRAEIGWADNK